TGGAATTCCTGGTCGATCCACTTCTGTGCCGCTGCTTCATCGGCATAAGCAGATCCTGCTCCCGCAAGTACAGCACCGGCTGCAACTGCGGAGAGTAGATACTTGCGCATCTTCATCTCCTCCCATGTGAGTATGAAAGCCGTTTGTAACCGGCTCGTCATACTTGGTCACACCGTTGCCACGATGTCAAACTAAATATTTAGTAGGTATTTTTTTCGGGGCCGTAAATAAATAAGATATTGAATCTAATGATTTATTTAAGATGATATCTTGACCGCAAAGTTTGTTTTGGCAGCTGTTTTTTAGCGCCAGACAAAGCAGTGTGGCACAATTTTGACATTTCACATAGCGCAAATTTCGATTTCGCTTCTTTCGTTTCAGCATCGAAATAGCTTCATTCAAGCTTCATATTGCAGTGCAAACGAAAAAAGCGAACCGGATATCGCAACGCGGCATGCCGTTTGAACCAGCGCCTGACGAAATCGGCGACACAATTCAGTGGACATGCACGGCGCATTCGGCAGGCCGAACACTGGCGCGGCGATGCATCGCATCGCGCTTCGTGACTCGCCTGACCGAGTGAACCGGATATCCTCATCAAATGATCCAAATTGGTCGGAAAATGCTCTAACCTGTCAGAGCACGGTCCTGACGTGCCAGAGCTCGGGAAAGAGTTCGACCTCGAGCATGCGCTTGAGATAGGAGACACCCCCCGTCCCGCCGGTTCCGCGCTTGAAGCCGATGACCCGTTCGACGGTTGTCACGTGGTTGAAGCGCCAGCGCCGGAAATAATCCTCCAGATCGACCAGCTTTTCACCGACTTCATAAAGGGCCCAGTACCGGGAGGGATCGCGGTAGACGGTTTGCCAAAGCTCCTCGACCGCATCGATTGCCACGTGCGGCGCGGATGACGGAACGCTGAGACGGTCCTCCGGCAGCGTGAAGCCCTGACGGCACGCAAATTTCAAAACGACCTGGTAGAGGGTCGGTTTCTCCAGTTCGCTTTCCAGCAGAGCGGTGCCGTCCGGATCGTGTGCATGCGGCTTCGTCATCGCGATGTTGCGATTGCCCAGGACATATTCGATCAGCCTGTACTGGAGCGACTGGAAGCCGGAGGACTGGCCGAGCGCGTCGCGGAAACGGGTGTAGTCGCTCGGCGTCATGGTCCTCAGCACGTCCCACGCCGAGTTGAGCTGTTCCATGATCCGGCTAACCCTGGCGAGCAGCTTCATCGCCTCCGGCATCCGGTCATTGTCGATGGCATCACGCGCCCCATGAAGTTCATGCAGCATGAGCTTCATCCAGAGTTCCGAGGTCTGGTGCTGAATGATGAACAGCAGCTCGTCCGGAGCATCGGAGAGTGCTCTTTGCGCCGTCAGAATTTTTGAAAGGCCGAGATAGTCGCCGTAGGACATCTTGTCGGCGAAGGCCATTTCCGCGCCGTCTTCCGCCGGATTGTAGGCCTCGTTGGGTTCGTTCTTGTCGGTCATCGGGACGTCTCACTCAAGACAGCGAAGGGGATTCGCACTGGCCGGCCGGACCTTGCCGTTCAAACGCAAACACGGCCCGGTTGAAAATTCATAGCGGCACCAGAGCTGCTACGAAAGGGTGCGGCGATTTTCCGGCCTGAAGCTGGCCGCTGCAACCATATGTCTTTTTGAGCAAAGAAACACGTGGTGCGGTGCGTCAAAGTATGAAACCCTACACCCCGTTTTTCCAGCCCACTGTGATCACGGCCCTCCGATGTCCATAAGAGCAAGTATCTATCATCTCACGCACTACCGCTACGACCGACCGGTTACGCTCGGGCCACAGGTCATCAGGCTGAGACCGGCTCCGCACAGCCGGACACGCGTCCTGTCGCACTCGCTGAAAGTCTCTCCCGGTGGCCATTTCGTCAATCACCAGCAAGACCCCTACGGCAACTGGCTGGCCCGATTCGTCTTTCACGAGCCGGTGCGCGAATTCAAGATCGAGGTCGACCTTACCGCGGACATGTCCGTCTACAATCCCTTCGATTTCTTCGTTGAAGAGACCGCCGAGTATTGGCCGTTCGAATATCCGGAGGAGCTCCGCGAAGATCTGTTGATCTACCAGCGCGTCGAAGCACCGGGACCGAACCTGCAACGGTTCCTGGACGCCGTTCCGAGGGAAAAGCAGAAGACCATCGATTTCATCGTTGCCCTGAATGCGCGCGTTTCCGGCGAAGTCGGTTATGTCATCCGCATGGAACCGGGCGTGCAGACGCCGGAAGAAACCTTCGAAAGAGGAACCGGTTCCTGCCGCGACTCCAGCTGGCTGCTCGTGCAGGCGCTGAGACATCTCGGCTTCGCGGCACGCTTCGTGTCGGGCTACCTGATCCAGCTGAAACCTGACCTGGAAGCCCTCGACGGACCGTCGGGCACGGATCATGATTTTACCGATCTGCACGCCTGGGCAGAAGTCTATCTCCCCGGCGCCGGCTGGATCGGGCTCGACCCGACCTCGGGGCTCCTGACCGGTGAGAGTCACATTCCGCTGGCGGCAACCCCGCACTACGGCAACGCGGCCCCGATCGTGGGCATGGCGAGTGCGGCCGACGTCGATTTCTCCTTCGACATGCAGGTCTCCCGGATTGCGGAGCATCC
This region of uncultured Roseibium sp. genomic DNA includes:
- the kynA gene encoding tryptophan 2,3-dioxygenase; amino-acid sequence: MTDKNEPNEAYNPAEDGAEMAFADKMSYGDYLGLSKILTAQRALSDAPDELLFIIQHQTSELWMKLMLHELHGARDAIDNDRMPEAMKLLARVSRIMEQLNSAWDVLRTMTPSDYTRFRDALGQSSGFQSLQYRLIEYVLGNRNIAMTKPHAHDPDGTALLESELEKPTLYQVVLKFACRQGFTLPEDRLSVPSSAPHVAIDAVEELWQTVYRDPSRYWALYEVGEKLVDLEDYFRRWRFNHVTTVERVIGFKRGTGGTGGVSYLKRMLEVELFPELWHVRTVL